Proteins encoded in a region of the Novibacillus thermophilus genome:
- the pyrR gene encoding bifunctional pyr operon transcriptional regulator/uracil phosphoribosyltransferase PyrR, whose translation MQKKNVILDEAAMRRALTRIAHEVLEKNKGIRDCVLVGIRTRGVPLANRLAERIRQIEHEPVSVGELDITLYRDDLSLKSEDPVVKGTDIPFDITGKKVVLVDDVLYTGRTVRAAMDALVDLGRPRAIQLAILVDRGHRELPIRADYVGKNVPTSKAEVIKVAVRETDGRDEVLIQRL comes from the coding sequence GTGCAAAAGAAAAACGTCATTTTAGACGAGGCGGCCATGCGGCGGGCACTGACGCGCATCGCCCACGAAGTGTTGGAGAAAAATAAAGGCATTCGAGATTGTGTCCTGGTGGGCATCAGGACGAGGGGTGTCCCCCTGGCCAACCGCCTCGCGGAACGCATCCGCCAAATTGAACACGAACCGGTGTCCGTGGGCGAGTTGGACATTACGCTGTACCGGGACGACTTGTCCCTTAAATCAGAAGACCCTGTCGTGAAGGGGACGGACATTCCGTTCGACATCACCGGGAAAAAAGTCGTTCTCGTCGATGACGTGCTGTACACAGGGAGAACAGTACGGGCGGCGATGGACGCCTTGGTCGACTTAGGTCGGCCCCGCGCCATCCAGCTGGCGATTTTGGTCGATCGAGGGCACCGCGAGTTGCCCATCCGGGCCGACTACGTCGGCAAGAACGTGCCGACGTCTAAAGCAGAAGTCATCAAAGTGGCTGTCAGGGAAACGGACGGCCGAGACGAAGTTTTAATCCAACGCCTTTAA
- the uraA gene encoding uracil permease, with protein sequence MNNQHIVMDVHERPKLVKWVALSVQHLFAMFGATILVPILTGLSVSVALLASGIGTLTFLIVTKGKLPAYLGSSFAFIVPIISVSQTQGVGAALFGCFLAGVVYGVVSLLIFRFGVNWLNRLLPPVVIGSIVIVIGLALAGTAVDMASTTQTVVEKPETVEEFHALPGTVENIDEENNTVTLKQYSLKHFLVALATLAIAIAANMFFRGFFGLIPILIGIVGGYIVALFAGMVDLTPVRKAKWFVIPQLTTPELSWHAAVVIVPVALVTLAEHIGHLIVTSGIMKRDLMQDPGLHRSILGDGLATSIAALIGAPPNTTYGENIGVMALTRVFSVFVIGGAAVFAVLFAFIGKLEALIASIPTAVMGGVSILLFGIIASAGLRMLVESEVDFGEKRNLVIASVILVIGIGGAALKFVGIHLEIEGMALATFVGILLNWVLPGKEHAGKPGNLEFGKVS encoded by the coding sequence ATGAACAACCAGCATATTGTGATGGATGTACATGAACGGCCAAAACTGGTCAAATGGGTGGCTTTAAGTGTACAGCATTTGTTTGCGATGTTCGGAGCGACGATTCTCGTGCCCATTTTAACGGGGCTCAGCGTATCGGTGGCCTTACTTGCCAGCGGAATTGGAACGCTCACCTTCCTGATCGTCACGAAGGGAAAACTGCCGGCTTACTTGGGGTCGTCTTTCGCCTTCATCGTTCCGATTATTTCCGTGTCCCAAACCCAGGGGGTCGGTGCGGCACTGTTCGGATGTTTTTTGGCCGGTGTCGTGTACGGCGTCGTATCGCTGCTCATTTTCCGCTTTGGCGTCAACTGGCTGAACCGACTGCTCCCTCCCGTGGTCATCGGTTCCATCGTCATCGTCATCGGCCTCGCGTTAGCGGGAACAGCTGTAGACATGGCCAGCACGACCCAAACTGTCGTGGAAAAACCGGAGACGGTGGAAGAATTTCACGCGTTGCCCGGTACAGTTGAAAACATTGATGAAGAAAACAACACGGTCACGCTCAAACAGTACTCGTTGAAACATTTTCTTGTGGCGTTGGCCACTCTCGCCATCGCCATCGCAGCCAACATGTTTTTCCGCGGGTTTTTCGGCCTGATTCCGATCTTGATTGGCATTGTCGGGGGATACATCGTCGCTTTGTTTGCCGGGATGGTCGACTTGACGCCGGTGCGCAAAGCCAAATGGTTCGTCATCCCCCAGTTGACGACACCGGAACTGTCGTGGCACGCGGCGGTCGTCATTGTCCCGGTGGCCCTCGTCACGCTGGCTGAACACATCGGACACCTCATCGTCACCAGCGGGATCATGAAACGCGATTTGATGCAAGACCCCGGTTTGCACCGCTCGATTTTGGGGGACGGGTTGGCGACGTCCATCGCGGCCCTCATCGGAGCTCCGCCGAACACGACTTACGGAGAAAACATCGGGGTGATGGCCCTTACCCGCGTGTTCAGTGTGTTCGTCATCGGAGGCGCCGCCGTCTTTGCCGTACTGTTCGCCTTTATCGGCAAACTGGAAGCCCTCATCGCCTCCATCCCTACTGCGGTGATGGGTGGCGTCTCCATTCTGTTGTTCGGCATTATCGCGTCGGCAGGCTTGAGGATGCTGGTGGAGAGCGAAGTGGACTTCGGCGAGAAGCGGAATCTCGTCATCGCCTCGGTCATCCTTGTAATCGGAATCGGCGGTGCCGCGCTGAAGTTTGTCGGTATTCACCTGGAGATCGAAGGGATGGCGCTGGCGACATTCGTCGGCATTTTACTCAACTGGGTGCTGCCCGGTAAAGAACACGCCGGCAAACCTGGAAATCTCGAATTCGGCAAAGTTTCATAA
- a CDS encoding aspartate carbamoyltransferase catalytic subunit, translating into MEGGHVITIDALGTGTIERLLERAEQFAHSDRDEFRHVLRGNVMAPLFYEPSTRTRCSFEIAARRLGMDVIYFDADVSSVTKGESLWDTLQTLEAMGVNVAVLRHPRNDVYATLPGKLEMRLVNAGNGTLAHPTQALVDWLTMRQTFGTLYGLTVAIVGDVRHSRVARSNIAGLVRLGANPIVSGPDVFRDAEVECVAPYVPFEEALRDADVVMMLRIQRERLEENLAWEMDDYLHQYGLTEKRLELLKSRAIVMHPGPVNRGIELDEAVIEHDRSRIRQQVANGVYVRMAVLEYVLGRGMDREAHDQAGEVLPLR; encoded by the coding sequence ATGGAAGGCGGACACGTAATCACGATTGACGCATTGGGGACAGGAACTATCGAACGGCTGTTGGAACGTGCCGAACAGTTTGCCCACTCTGACAGGGACGAATTTCGTCACGTGCTGCGAGGAAACGTGATGGCGCCCCTCTTTTACGAACCGAGCACGAGAACGCGCTGTTCGTTCGAGATTGCAGCGAGGCGTCTAGGGATGGACGTCATTTACTTTGACGCTGACGTCTCCAGTGTCACGAAAGGTGAAAGTTTGTGGGACACGTTGCAAACGTTGGAAGCGATGGGCGTCAATGTGGCGGTTCTGAGACATCCCCGCAACGATGTGTACGCGACACTGCCGGGAAAGCTTGAGATGCGTTTAGTGAACGCCGGCAACGGGACGCTGGCCCACCCGACCCAGGCGCTCGTCGATTGGCTAACGATGCGTCAAACATTTGGGACGCTCTACGGTTTGACGGTGGCCATTGTGGGTGACGTCCGGCACAGCCGCGTCGCCCGCTCCAACATTGCCGGCCTCGTCCGTCTAGGAGCGAACCCCATCGTGAGCGGACCCGATGTGTTCCGCGACGCTGAAGTGGAGTGTGTCGCCCCTTACGTCCCGTTTGAAGAGGCACTGCGCGACGCTGACGTGGTGATGATGTTGCGCATCCAGCGTGAACGGTTGGAGGAGAACTTGGCGTGGGAGATGGACGACTACTTGCATCAGTACGGGTTGACGGAAAAGCGGTTGGAACTGTTGAAATCCCGGGCAATCGTGATGCATCCCGGACCAGTCAACCGGGGAATCGAACTTGACGAGGCGGTGATCGAACACGACCGTTCGCGCATTCGACAGCAAGTCGCAAACGGCGTGTACGTGCGGATGGCCGTGTTAGAGTACGTTTTGGGAAGGGGAATGGATCGTGAGGCTCATGATCAGGCAGGCGAAGTGTTACCGCTCAGGTGA
- a CDS encoding dihydroorotase yields MRLMIRQAKCYRSGEWILTDVRVDDGIITSVGDRLPTGDEDEIVEANGKTLLPGLIDVHVHLREPGFEEKETIASGSRAAARGGFTTIAAMPNTEPVTDTADLVREQYRKAGKEAVVNVHFYGAITEGLRGEELTDFQALKEAGAFALTDDGVGIQSAGQMLAAMERAKEVGLTVVAHCEDNSLADRGVMHDGEKASRLGLPGIPAEAEAAHIVRDALLAERTGVHYHVCHVSSAASVQAIREAKQRGVHMTAEVTPHHLVLTEDDIPGDNALYKMNPPLRSARDRSALMAGLLDGTIDFIATDHAPHETAAKRRGFRGAPFGVIGLETAFPLLYTRLVLTGFLTLEQLVKRMSTAPAACFGLPGGVICEGAQADLTLVDLEREETVDPAAFYSKSENTPFCGWRLTGWPVWTMVGGQVVYDEAQGGITG; encoded by the coding sequence GTGAGGCTCATGATCAGGCAGGCGAAGTGTTACCGCTCAGGTGAGTGGATACTGACGGATGTCCGCGTAGACGATGGGATCATCACCAGCGTCGGCGACAGGCTGCCCACAGGGGATGAAGATGAAATCGTGGAGGCAAACGGGAAGACGCTCCTCCCCGGTTTGATCGACGTGCACGTCCACTTGCGCGAACCGGGTTTTGAGGAGAAGGAGACGATTGCGTCGGGGAGCCGTGCCGCGGCGCGCGGCGGCTTTACCACCATTGCCGCGATGCCGAACACAGAGCCGGTAACGGACACGGCCGATCTGGTGAGGGAACAGTACAGAAAAGCTGGAAAAGAGGCGGTCGTGAATGTCCACTTTTACGGGGCGATAACAGAAGGTTTAAGAGGCGAGGAGTTGACCGATTTTCAAGCACTGAAAGAAGCCGGCGCCTTCGCTCTGACAGACGACGGCGTGGGTATCCAAAGTGCGGGGCAAATGCTTGCTGCGATGGAGAGGGCGAAAGAGGTGGGATTAACCGTCGTCGCCCACTGTGAAGACAATTCCCTCGCCGACCGCGGAGTGATGCACGACGGGGAGAAGGCCAGCCGGTTGGGGCTCCCGGGTATTCCCGCTGAAGCGGAAGCGGCACACATCGTGCGGGATGCGCTGCTGGCCGAGCGGACGGGGGTCCACTACCACGTTTGCCACGTAAGCAGTGCCGCTTCGGTTCAAGCCATTCGCGAAGCGAAGCAGCGGGGCGTCCACATGACGGCCGAAGTGACACCGCACCACCTCGTTTTAACGGAAGACGATATTCCAGGAGACAATGCACTGTACAAAATGAACCCGCCGCTGCGCTCGGCCCGCGACCGATCCGCCTTGATGGCCGGACTGCTGGATGGCACGATAGACTTTATTGCCACAGATCACGCGCCCCATGAAACGGCGGCAAAACGGCGCGGATTTCGCGGCGCGCCGTTTGGCGTCATAGGGCTTGAAACCGCGTTTCCCCTTTTGTACACCCGCCTCGTATTAACCGGTTTTCTGACATTGGAGCAACTTGTAAAACGGATGAGCACTGCTCCGGCGGCTTGTTTTGGCTTGCCTGGAGGCGTTATTTGCGAAGGGGCACAGGCGGACCTGACGTTGGTCGATCTGGAACGGGAGGAGACTGTCGATCCGGCTGCGTTTTACAGCAAAAGTGAAAATACGCCGTTTTGCGGCTGGCGGCTGACGGGCTGGCCGGTGTGGACGATGGTGGGCGGGCAGGTCGTGTACGACGAGGCGCAAGGGGGAATCACTGGGTGA
- a CDS encoding carbamoyl phosphate synthase small subunit, with product MKAQLILQDGTRFTGVSFGKEGTVLTEVVFNTSLSGYEGVWTDPSYAGQCIVMTHPLTGNIGINRKDMEAIRPYCDGVVARYVSQSPSHWRSTGRVADWFRQNGLFLIGEVDTRMLTRHIRRHGSMKGLVTTEELSEEEIAAELTKPLNRERVARVSRREATVIPGRGPRIAIVDFGVKSGIVRELVERNCEVVIVPYDTTGEDLMSLCPDGVVLSNGPGNPEDVQSVVPTVQGLMSRGVPLFGICLGHQLMALACGARTERMLFGHRGGNHPVQEVESKRGWMTAQNHSYTVTRDSVIGTDLEVTYVSLHDGTIEGLRHVYQPAFSVQFHPEASPGPRDTVHLFDRFLALVAADNIH from the coding sequence GTGAAAGCACAGCTTATTTTACAAGACGGGACGCGGTTTACAGGGGTCTCGTTCGGTAAGGAAGGGACCGTTTTGACGGAGGTCGTGTTTAACACGAGCCTGAGCGGTTACGAAGGAGTGTGGACCGATCCTTCCTATGCCGGACAATGCATCGTCATGACACATCCGCTCACCGGCAACATCGGGATCAACCGGAAAGACATGGAGGCGATCCGGCCTTACTGCGACGGAGTGGTGGCGCGCTACGTCAGTCAGTCTCCGTCCCACTGGCGGTCCACTGGCCGCGTGGCAGACTGGTTTCGCCAAAACGGCCTGTTCCTGATCGGGGAGGTCGACACGCGCATGCTGACACGCCACATCCGCCGCCACGGCTCGATGAAGGGACTGGTGACGACTGAAGAACTGTCGGAAGAGGAAATAGCTGCGGAGTTGACCAAACCTTTAAACCGCGAACGGGTGGCACGCGTTTCTCGCAGGGAGGCGACGGTCATACCCGGCCGTGGCCCGCGTATCGCCATCGTCGATTTCGGCGTCAAGTCCGGTATCGTGCGGGAATTGGTAGAACGAAACTGTGAGGTGGTGATCGTCCCTTACGACACGACGGGAGAGGACTTAATGTCGCTCTGTCCAGACGGCGTCGTGCTGTCCAACGGCCCGGGAAATCCGGAAGACGTGCAGAGCGTCGTCCCGACGGTTCAAGGGCTGATGTCCCGAGGTGTGCCGCTGTTCGGAATTTGCCTCGGGCATCAGCTGATGGCATTGGCCTGTGGAGCGAGAACGGAAAGAATGTTGTTCGGTCATCGCGGCGGCAATCACCCAGTACAGGAAGTCGAGAGCAAGCGGGGGTGGATGACGGCACAAAACCACAGTTACACCGTTACGAGGGACAGTGTGATAGGCACAGATCTCGAAGTGACCTACGTGTCACTCCACGACGGTACGATCGAAGGTTTGCGCCACGTGTACCAACCGGCTTTTTCCGTTCAGTTTCATCCCGAAGCATCCCCTGGTCCCCGTGATACCGTGCACCTGTTTGACCGTTTCCTGGCGCTAGTCGCAGCAGACAACATTCACTAG